The genomic region CAACGCCGGTTACATGCGCATCGCGGTGCTTACCCAGTACAAGTCGCACTCGCTGGACCGCCATGTGGCTACCGCCTGGAACGTCTCTGGCCCGACGCAGCAGTACATCGCTTCGGTGCCGGCGCAGCAGCGCCGCGGCAAACGCTGGTACTCGGGTTCGGCGGACGCGATTGTGCAGTCGTTGAACCTGATTTACGACGACGCGCCGGACTACGTTTTGGTCTTCGGTGCGGACCACGTCTACCGCATGGATCCGTCGCAGATGGTGGAGGATCACATCACCTCCGGCAAGGCCGCCACCGTCGCGGGTATTCGGGTGCCGCGCTCGGAGGCGCACGCGTTCGGCTGCATCCAGGCTGACGACGACGGAACGATCACCGAGTTTTTGGAAAAGCCCGCGGACCCGCCCGGCACCCCGGACGACCCGGAGACGACGTTCGCGTCCATGGGCAACTACTGCTTTTCCACCGAAGCGCTCATCCAGGCGCTGCTGGAGGACGAGCAGAACGAGGACTCCGACCACGACATGGGCGGCGACATCATCCCGTACTTCGTGGCTCAGGGCGAGGCGAACGTGTACGACTTTTCCCGCAACGAAGTCCCCGGCGCCACCGAGCGCGACCGCGGCTACTGGCGTGACGTCGGCACCGTCGATTCCTTCTACGAGGCCCACATGGACCTCATTTCCTCCCACCCGGTGTTCAACCTCTACAACAAGGCGTGGCCCATCCACGCCACGGAGGACGGCAACCTGCCGCCGGCGAAGTTTGTCATGGGCGGGATCGCGCAGGAGTCCATAGTTGCCTCCGGTTCCATCATCTCGGGCGCGACGGTGCGCAACTCCGTGCTGTCCACGGACGTGCGGGTAGAAGAAGGCGCCACCGTGGAAGGCTCGGTGCTGATGCCGGGCGTGCGCGTGGGCAAGGGCGCGGTGGTGCGCCACTGCATCCTGGACAAGAACGTCTACGTCTCCGACGGCGAGATCATCGGCGTGGACACGCAGCGCGACCGCGAGCGCTTCACCGTCTCCGACAACGGAGTCGTGTGCGTGGGCAAAAGCGAAGTGATTTAGGCGCGCTTGGTCAGAAGCGTCAGCCCGCCGTCGAGGGGCAGGCGCGCCACGGCGGCGCCGTCGAGCGCGAGCGTGTCCACGTAGGCGTCCGCGTCGCGGGCCGCTTCGGTGTCGCGGTCGCGGCGGGTGGTGTCGGCCACGGTGCCGTCGAGAAGCGAACCTGCGATCACGAGCGTGCCGCTGGGGGCGAGCAGCGGCCACGCGGCGTCGATGAGCGGGCGCAGCTCCACCGCCGAAACGTCGGCGTAGATGAGCTGGTAAGCGCCCGTGGCAAGCCGCCCCATGACATCGAGGGGGCGGGAGGTGAGAAAACGCACCCGCGACGGGGCGAAGCCCGCGGCCCGGAAGCTCTCCTTCGCGCCTGCCTGCAGCGCCGCTTCCGGCTCAATGCAGGTCAAGGTCGCTTTGTCGCGCAGGCCGGCGAGGATGTGCAGGCCCGCAACCCCGGCGGCGGGGGTGACCGCGACCGCGCCTTGGGTGCCGCCGGTGCCACCGGTGCCGTCAGCGCCACCGGCGGCCAGGACGGAAAGCAGGTCGCCTACCACGTGGCTCGGGGTGGGCACACCGTTTTCTGCGGCGTCCTCGCGGGCGCGTTGCAACGCCTCGTTCAACGCCTCCGGCAGGTGGTCCCGGCGTGCGTCGATGTAGGTGCTCAGTTGGGTAAACGCTGTCTCACTCACACGGCCAGCATAGCGGGGCGGCGGCGCCCAGTGAGTTCACAGTATCCGCGCTGGCATTTGGAAGGGGGCTCTGCCAGAATGCTTGCTATGACCGTCGAGGATGTTCCGCTGTCCGGTACTGCTGCGTTCGATGCAGGTGAGGGCGCTATGCCGACCTGGTCGGAGCTGGTGCAGGAGCACGCGGACAGTGTGTACCGCCTCGCGTTTCGCCTCTCCGGCAACCAGCACGACGCGGAGGATCTCACGCAGGAGACGTTCATGCGCGTGTTCCGCAGTCTGAAGAACTACCAACCGGGCACGTTTGAGGGGTGGCTGCACCGCATCACCACCAACCTGTTTCTGGACATGGTGCGCCGCCGCGCGAAGATCCGCATGGAGGCGCTGCCGGAGGATTACGAGCGCGTTCCCGGCACCGACATGACGCCGGAGGAGGCCTACAACGTGGCCAACCTGGATCCGGCGCTGCAGCGCGCGCTGGATGATTTGGCGCCGGACTTCCGCGTCGCCGTCGTGTTGTGTGACGTCGTCGGCATGACCTACGAGGAAATCGCCGACACGCTCGGAGTGAAGATGGGTACGGTGCGCTCGCGCATCCACCGCGGCCGCGCGCAGCTGCGGGAGTCGCTGGAGGCGCAGGCGCTTGACGACGCGCAAGCGAAAGAACTCATCCGCGCCCGCTAACACGCGATGTGATGCTGCATGGCCAAACACGAATTCAACTCCACCGACCACCTCAACCCGGAAGCAGTAGCCGCCTTCGTGGACGGGGAACTTTCTGACGCGGCCTTTCACCGCGCCGTGCGCCACTTGGACGTCTGCGAGGAGTGCATGGCGGAGGTGGATTGCCAGCGCCGGGCGGCGAACCGCCTGCGGGTGGTGGACGATTCGGCGGTGCACGCGCCCGCGTCGCTGGTGGAGCGGCTTGCGGGGCTGCGCCTGGAAGACGTGGCCCACGGCGCGTGCGGTGAGGAACAGAAGGGGACGCTGCGCGAGCACCTGGACACCGTCAGCTCTGCGTTGAAGTCCTCACTGGGCGCGCTGCGTCGTCGGGGGGAGTAGGGTGGTCTAAGTGTTTTCCAACATCGGCTGGGGCGAAATCTTTTTCATCCTGATCATCGGGCTCATCGTGATCGGGCCGGAGCGCCTGCCGTCCGTCGTGGAAGATGTCCGAGCCGCGATCTACGCCGCGAAGAAGGCCATCAACAACGCGAAGGCCGAGCTCAACGGGGAGCTGGAGGGCTTCGAGGAGTTTAGGCAGCCGATCAACACCGTCTCGCAGTACGCGGCCATGGGTCCGCGGCGCGCGATGGCGAAGGTGCTGTTCGAAGACGACGCCGCCGGACCGGACCCCGCCAACGGGCAGCCCCCCGAGCCCGGCAAGTCCGGCCCGCGTCCCGCACCGAAGCCGGCGCAGGAGCCGCGGCGGGAGTCGGCGGAACGCCCGTCGCAAAGCAAGGGCTTTTCCTGGGAGGATATTACTTAACGCGCGGGTTGAG from Corynebacterium fournieri harbors:
- the glgC gene encoding glucose-1-phosphate adenylyltransferase produces the protein MKSQPRVLAIVLAGGEGKRLFPLTADRAKPAVPFGGNYRLIDFVLSNLVNAGYMRIAVLTQYKSHSLDRHVATAWNVSGPTQQYIASVPAQQRRGKRWYSGSADAIVQSLNLIYDDAPDYVLVFGADHVYRMDPSQMVEDHITSGKAATVAGIRVPRSEAHAFGCIQADDDGTITEFLEKPADPPGTPDDPETTFASMGNYCFSTEALIQALLEDEQNEDSDHDMGGDIIPYFVAQGEANVYDFSRNEVPGATERDRGYWRDVGTVDSFYEAHMDLISSHPVFNLYNKAWPIHATEDGNLPPAKFVMGGIAQESIVASGSIISGATVRNSVLSTDVRVEEGATVEGSVLMPGVRVGKGAVVRHCILDKNVYVSDGEIIGVDTQRDRERFTVSDNGVVCVGKSEVI
- a CDS encoding anti-sigma factor family protein, which encodes MAKHEFNSTDHLNPEAVAAFVDGELSDAAFHRAVRHLDVCEECMAEVDCQRRAANRLRVVDDSAVHAPASLVERLAGLRLEDVAHGACGEEQKGTLREHLDTVSSALKSSLGALRRRGE
- the sigE gene encoding RNA polymerase sigma factor SigE; protein product: MTVEDVPLSGTAAFDAGEGAMPTWSELVQEHADSVYRLAFRLSGNQHDAEDLTQETFMRVFRSLKNYQPGTFEGWLHRITTNLFLDMVRRRAKIRMEALPEDYERVPGTDMTPEEAYNVANLDPALQRALDDLAPDFRVAVVLCDVVGMTYEEIADTLGVKMGTVRSRIHRGRAQLRESLEAQALDDAQAKELIRAR
- the tatB gene encoding Sec-independent protein translocase protein TatB; this encodes MFSNIGWGEIFFILIIGLIVIGPERLPSVVEDVRAAIYAAKKAINNAKAELNGELEGFEEFRQPINTVSQYAAMGPRRAMAKVLFEDDAAGPDPANGQPPEPGKSGPRPAPKPAQEPRRESAERPSQSKGFSWEDIT
- a CDS encoding O-methyltransferase gives rise to the protein MSETAFTQLSTYIDARRDHLPEALNEALQRAREDAAENGVPTPSHVVGDLLSVLAAGGADGTGGTGGTQGAVAVTPAAGVAGLHILAGLRDKATLTCIEPEAALQAGAKESFRAAGFAPSRVRFLTSRPLDVMGRLATGAYQLIYADVSAVELRPLIDAAWPLLAPSGTLVIAGSLLDGTVADTTRRDRDTEAARDADAYVDTLALDGAAVARLPLDGGLTLLTKRA